The Geodermatophilaceae bacterium NBWT11 genome has a segment encoding these proteins:
- the truB gene encoding tRNA pseudouridine(55) synthase TruB: MSPRKPDADVAPGLLVVDKGPGMTSHDVVARARRALSVRKVGHAGTLDPMATGVLVLGVGAATRLLGHLSGNDKTYEATVRLGQTTVTDDREGDVLVTTPAGHLTDEEVRAALAAQTGPLQQVPSSVSAVKVDGVRSYDRVRAGEEFELTARSVVVHALEVHRIERPTPDLVDVDVTVTCSTGTYVRAIARDAGALLGVGGHLTALRRTRSGPFDQARALVVEEAAAALLAGEGPGFVPLTAAATAVFPERPVTAAEAVDLGHGKRVPASGAPGLHAAVAPDGRLVALVEDAGSTARVSVGFPA; this comes from the coding sequence ATGAGTCCGCGGAAGCCCGACGCCGACGTCGCCCCCGGGCTGCTGGTCGTCGACAAGGGGCCGGGCATGACCTCCCACGACGTGGTCGCCCGGGCCCGGCGCGCGTTGAGCGTCCGCAAGGTCGGGCACGCCGGCACGCTGGACCCGATGGCCACCGGCGTGCTGGTGCTCGGGGTCGGGGCGGCGACCCGGCTGCTGGGCCACCTGTCCGGCAACGACAAGACCTACGAGGCCACCGTCCGCCTCGGGCAGACCACGGTCACCGACGACCGGGAGGGCGACGTGCTGGTGACGACGCCGGCCGGGCACCTCACCGACGAGGAGGTCCGGGCTGCCCTGGCCGCGCAGACCGGGCCGCTGCAGCAGGTGCCCTCGTCGGTGAGCGCGGTCAAGGTCGACGGCGTGCGCTCCTACGACCGGGTGCGAGCGGGGGAGGAGTTCGAGCTCACCGCCCGCTCGGTCGTCGTGCACGCCCTCGAGGTGCACCGCATCGAGCGCCCGACACCGGACCTGGTCGACGTCGACGTCACCGTCACCTGCTCCACCGGCACCTACGTGCGGGCCATCGCCCGGGACGCCGGGGCGCTGCTCGGCGTCGGGGGGCACCTCACCGCGCTGCGCCGCACCCGCTCGGGTCCCTTCGACCAGGCGCGCGCGCTCGTCGTGGAGGAGGCCGCGGCCGCGCTGCTCGCGGGGGAGGGGCCCGGGTTCGTCCCGCTCACCGCCGCGGCCACCGCGGTCTTCCCCGAGCGGCCGGTGACCGCGGCCGAGGCGGTCGACCTGGGCCACGGCAAGCGGGTCCCGGCCTCCGGTGCGCCCGGGCTGCACGCCGCCGTCGCGCCCGACGGCCGGCTGGTCGCCCTGGTCGAGGACGCGGGGTCGACCGCCCGGGTCAGCGTGGGCTTCCCGGCCTGA
- a CDS encoding MATE family efflux transporter, whose product MSRSVPSLALPALVVLAAEPLYLLVDTAVVGNLGTTALGGLAVGGGLLAWAAALLNFLAYGTTARAARRAGAGDRAGAVAEGVQATWLALGIGVVVTMGFQLAAGPLTRLLAGGAGPVATAAEGWLRIASLGLPLLLVSLAGNGWLRGVQELRRPVVFVLAGSLLSLVLNPLLVYTAGMGLVGSAWANVAGQTVTALLFLRSLASERVAWRPRPRALGVQLVIGRDLLLRAFVLQAAFATAAGVVARSSTAELGAHQIALQLWLFLALVLDAYAVAAQTLVGQALGAGRVAEARATALRVVWWGLGTGVLVAAVLLAVRPVLPGVFTDDPAVLAQAAVVWWFLALMQPLAGVVFALDGVLMGAGDVGYLRTVTIGAALVGFVPLSLLSVPLGWGLAGVWSGLTLFIALRLVAVVVRVLGDRWTRASVTVGA is encoded by the coding sequence GTGAGCAGGTCGGTCCCCTCCCTGGCGCTCCCGGCGCTGGTCGTGCTGGCCGCCGAGCCGCTGTACCTGCTGGTGGACACCGCCGTCGTCGGCAACCTCGGGACGACGGCGCTGGGCGGGCTGGCCGTCGGCGGGGGTCTGCTCGCCTGGGCCGCCGCGCTGCTGAACTTCCTGGCCTACGGCACCACCGCCCGCGCCGCCCGCCGAGCCGGCGCCGGGGACCGGGCGGGCGCCGTCGCCGAGGGCGTGCAGGCCACCTGGCTGGCGCTCGGGATCGGCGTGGTCGTGACGATGGGCTTCCAGCTCGCCGCCGGTCCGCTCACCCGGCTGCTCGCCGGCGGCGCCGGGCCGGTCGCCACCGCGGCCGAGGGCTGGCTGCGGATCGCCTCGCTGGGTCTGCCGCTGCTGCTGGTGTCCCTCGCCGGGAACGGCTGGCTGCGCGGGGTGCAGGAGCTGCGCCGCCCGGTGGTCTTCGTGCTGGCCGGCAGCCTGCTGTCCCTGGTGCTCAACCCGCTGCTGGTCTACACCGCGGGCATGGGCCTGGTCGGCTCGGCCTGGGCCAACGTCGCCGGCCAGACCGTGACCGCGCTGCTCTTCCTCCGCTCGCTGGCCTCCGAGCGGGTCGCGTGGCGCCCCCGTCCGCGGGCTCTCGGGGTGCAGCTGGTCATCGGCCGGGACCTCCTGCTGCGGGCGTTCGTGCTGCAGGCGGCCTTCGCCACCGCTGCCGGGGTGGTGGCCCGCTCGAGCACCGCCGAGCTCGGGGCGCACCAGATCGCCCTGCAGCTCTGGCTGTTCCTGGCCCTCGTGCTCGACGCCTACGCCGTTGCCGCGCAGACCCTGGTCGGTCAGGCCCTGGGTGCCGGCCGGGTCGCCGAGGCACGCGCCACCGCCCTGCGGGTCGTCTGGTGGGGGCTGGGCACCGGGGTGCTGGTCGCCGCCGTTCTCCTCGCCGTGCGACCGGTGCTGCCGGGGGTGTTCACCGACGACCCCGCGGTGCTCGCCCAGGCCGCCGTCGTCTGGTGGTTCCTGGCCCTGATGCAGCCGCTGGCCGGGGTGGTCTTCGCCCTGGACGGCGTGCTCATGGGCGCCGGGGACGTCGGCTACCTGCGCACGGTGACCATCGGGGCGGCCCTGGTCGGGTTCGTGCCGCTCTCGTTGCTGTCGGTGCCGCTGGGCTGGGGGCTGGCCGGGGTGTGGAGCGGGCTGACCCTGTTCATCGCGCTGCGGCTGGTCGCCGTCGTCGTCCGGGTGCTGGGTGACCGGTGGACGCGCGCCTCTGTCACGGTGGGGGCATGA
- a CDS encoding bifunctional oligoribonuclease/PAP phosphatase NrnA: MTPVAPVGALDAAVALLTRAADDGATVVLSGHVQPDADALGSTLALAEGLRRRGARVTATFPAPFVLPASLGWLPGTDALVPSDRLPADPDLVVSLDAADLRRLGDVGPVLLAAPASLVVDHHASNPGFGHVTLIDPDAAATVALVADLLDGLGVPLDATLATCLYAGLAADTGSFRFGNTAPGTHHLAARLLDTGIDHARISQRLFDTAPFGWLGLLSTATGRAVLEPDTGAGLVWTWATVAEAAEHGLAADQLEALVDVVRSAQEADVACVLKGAADGSWSVSLRSRGGTDVSAVAQSLGGGGHRMAAGFTSHRDLEETVAAIRAAL; the protein is encoded by the coding sequence CTGACCCCGGTGGCCCCGGTCGGCGCCCTCGATGCCGCCGTCGCGCTGCTCACCCGCGCCGCCGACGACGGCGCGACCGTGGTGCTGTCGGGGCACGTGCAGCCCGACGCGGACGCGCTGGGCAGCACGCTGGCCCTGGCCGAGGGACTCCGCCGGCGCGGGGCACGGGTGACCGCGACCTTCCCGGCGCCCTTCGTGCTGCCGGCCTCGCTGGGGTGGCTGCCCGGGACCGACGCCCTGGTGCCCAGCGACCGGCTGCCCGCCGACCCCGACCTGGTGGTCAGCCTGGACGCCGCTGACCTGCGACGCCTCGGCGACGTCGGGCCGGTGCTGCTGGCCGCCCCGGCGTCCCTGGTGGTCGACCACCACGCCTCCAACCCCGGCTTCGGCCACGTCACGCTGATCGACCCCGACGCCGCGGCCACCGTCGCGCTGGTCGCCGACCTGCTCGACGGCCTCGGCGTCCCGCTGGACGCCACGCTCGCCACCTGCCTGTACGCCGGGCTCGCCGCCGACACCGGGTCCTTCCGGTTCGGCAACACCGCGCCCGGCACGCACCACCTGGCGGCCCGGCTGCTGGACACCGGCATCGACCACGCCCGGATCAGCCAGCGGCTCTTCGACACCGCGCCCTTCGGCTGGCTGGGGCTGCTGTCGACCGCGACCGGACGCGCGGTGCTCGAACCCGACACCGGCGCGGGCCTGGTCTGGACCTGGGCCACGGTCGCCGAGGCCGCGGAGCACGGCCTGGCTGCCGACCAGCTCGAGGCGCTGGTGGACGTCGTCCGCTCGGCGCAGGAGGCCGACGTGGCCTGCGTGCTCAAGGGTGCCGCGGACGGCAGCTGGTCGGTGTCGCTGCGGTCCCGGGGCGGCACCGACGTCTCGGCGGTGGCCCAGTCCCTGGGCGGTGGTGGGCACCGGATGGCCGCGGGCTTCACCTCCCACCGCGACCTCGAGGAGACGGTCGCCGCGATCCGCGCTGCGCTGTGA
- the rbfA gene encoding 30S ribosome-binding factor RbfA: MADPARARRLAVRIRQIVSATIEMQIKDPRLGMVTITDARVTSDLREATLFYTVYGDAQTVADSATALASATGVLRSTVGKQTGIKFVPTLEFIADVVPDTARELEEALERARHADAELARAREGAAYAGEPDPYKKPALEDDDEDDASGSDDTPAAPTAGDLHDLRAHTLDQRSTP, encoded by the coding sequence ATGGCCGACCCCGCCCGGGCACGCCGGCTGGCGGTGCGCATCCGCCAGATCGTCTCCGCCACGATCGAGATGCAGATCAAGGACCCGCGGCTGGGGATGGTCACCATCACCGACGCGCGGGTGACCAGCGACCTCCGCGAGGCCACGCTGTTCTACACCGTCTACGGCGACGCCCAGACCGTCGCGGACTCCGCGACCGCGCTGGCCAGCGCCACCGGGGTGCTGCGGTCCACGGTCGGCAAGCAGACCGGGATCAAGTTCGTCCCGACGCTGGAGTTCATCGCTGACGTCGTCCCGGACACCGCCCGCGAGCTCGAGGAGGCCCTCGAGCGCGCCCGGCACGCCGACGCCGAGCTGGCCCGGGCCCGCGAGGGTGCCGCGTACGCCGGTGAGCCCGACCCGTACAAGAAGCCGGCCCTCGAGGACGACGACGAGGACGACGCCAGCGGGTCCGACGACACCCCCGCCGCCCCGACCGCGGGCGACCTGCACGACCTGCGGGCCCACACGCTGGACCAGAGGAGCACCCCGTGA
- a CDS encoding DUF503 domain-containing protein, which produces MFTGSLTADLLLGDVHSLKEKRAVVKPIVAELRRRFAVAAAEVGDQDLHRRVQVGVATVAGEAAQVTDVLDACERLLADRSEVTLLATHRQLISSTDS; this is translated from the coding sequence GTGTTCACCGGTTCGCTGACCGCCGACCTGCTGCTGGGCGACGTGCACTCGCTGAAGGAGAAGCGCGCCGTGGTGAAGCCGATCGTGGCCGAGCTGCGGCGCCGCTTCGCCGTCGCGGCCGCCGAGGTCGGCGACCAGGACCTGCACCGCAGGGTGCAGGTCGGGGTCGCCACGGTGGCCGGCGAGGCCGCCCAGGTCACCGATGTGCTCGACGCGTGCGAGCGGTTGCTGGCCGACCGCTCCGAGGTGACGCTGCTCGCCACGCACCGCCAACTGATCAGCTCGACCGATTCCTGA
- the infB gene encoding translation initiation factor IF-2, which translates to MPGKARVHELAKELGVDSKAVLAKLKEQGEFVKSASSTVEAPVARRLREAYGSTGAGNGAPTPGPRPGPRPAAPAPQAPAAAAPAPVQAAPSAPASQAAAPAAPSAPSSAPRPGSPGPRPGPRPAPQPPVVETPAVQAPAPQAPAAQAAAAQAPAPAPSRPAAPRPGQGGAPAQGAPRPGAAGPRPGPRPAPRPGNNPFSSAPRPAAPRPGGGAPSAPGGQAPASPGTPGPGGPRPGPGAGGPRPAPGAGGPRPPSGPGGPRPAAGPGGPRPNPGMMPQRPSPGMMPARAPGRPGAPGGRGRPGGGPGGPPGAGGGFRPGGGGGGAPAGGFRGGGGRGRGRGGSGAGTAGAFGRPGGRGPVRGRKSKKQRRQEFDSMSAPSMGGVSLPRGNGQTVRLPRGASLTDLAERIDAQPAALVTALFHLGEMVTATQSVNEDTLQLLGAEIDWVIQVVSPEDEDRELLETFDLTFGDEEGDESDWDWRPPVVTVMGHVDHGKTKLLDALRHTNVVAKEAGGITQHIGAYQIVTELDGNERPITFIDTPGHESFTAMRARGAKVTDIVVLVVAADDGVMPQTVEALNHAQAAQVPIVVAVNKVDKEGANPAKIRQQLTEYGLVAEEYGGDTMFVDVSATTRQGLEELEAAVLLTADASLDLRANTEQDPQGVVIEGKLDKGRGPVATVLVQRGTLRVGDSIVAGDAYGRVRSLLDEHGNKLKEALPARPVQVVGLTSVPRAGDTFLVVEEDRTARQIAGRREARIRNAQNASARKRISLEDLDAALKESRELNLIIKGDNSGTVEALEEALMKIEVDDDLSLRVIHRGVGGITKSDIDLALADDVIVLGFNVRAEGQATELANREGVDVRYYSVIYQAIEEIEAALKGMLKPIYEEVQLGRAEVREVFRVPKIGNVAGSLVRSGTIVRNSKARLIRDGAVVADNLSVDSLRRFKDDATEVREGYECGIGLGSFNDIKPEDVIETFELREKPRV; encoded by the coding sequence GTGCCAGGCAAAGCCCGCGTACACGAGCTCGCTAAAGAGCTCGGTGTCGACAGCAAGGCAGTGCTCGCCAAGCTCAAGGAGCAGGGCGAGTTCGTGAAGTCCGCGTCGTCCACCGTCGAGGCCCCCGTGGCCCGCCGCCTGCGGGAGGCCTACGGGTCCACCGGTGCCGGCAACGGTGCACCGACCCCGGGGCCCCGCCCCGGTCCCCGTCCGGCCGCCCCCGCGCCGCAGGCCCCGGCTGCTGCCGCACCTGCCCCGGTGCAGGCCGCCCCGTCGGCCCCGGCCTCGCAGGCTGCTGCTCCCGCAGCACCCTCGGCGCCCTCCAGCGCTCCGCGTCCCGGTTCCCCCGGCCCGCGTCCGGGCCCCCGCCCGGCACCGCAACCCCCGGTCGTCGAGACCCCGGCCGTCCAGGCACCCGCTCCCCAGGCCCCCGCGGCCCAGGCAGCTGCTGCCCAGGCGCCGGCTCCCGCGCCGTCCCGTCCGGCCGCCCCGCGGCCCGGCCAGGGTGGCGCCCCGGCCCAGGGTGCGCCGCGTCCCGGTGCCGCCGGCCCGCGTCCGGGACCCCGTCCCGCGCCGCGTCCGGGCAACAACCCCTTCTCCAGTGCCCCGCGTCCGGCGGCTCCCCGCCCCGGCGGCGGTGCGCCGAGCGCTCCCGGTGGCCAGGCTCCGGCCTCCCCGGGCACGCCCGGTCCGGGCGGTCCCCGTCCCGGCCCCGGTGCCGGCGGTCCCCGCCCGGCTCCCGGCGCCGGCGGTCCCCGTCCGCCGTCGGGCCCCGGCGGCCCGCGTCCTGCTGCTGGTCCCGGTGGGCCCCGTCCCAACCCGGGCATGATGCCGCAGCGTCCGAGCCCGGGCATGATGCCCGCGCGTGCGCCCGGTCGTCCCGGTGCCCCCGGCGGCCGTGGTCGTCCCGGTGGCGGCCCCGGCGGCCCGCCCGGTGCCGGTGGCGGCTTCCGCCCCGGCGGCGGCGGTGGCGGTGCTCCTGCTGGCGGTTTCCGCGGTGGCGGCGGCCGTGGCCGTGGCCGCGGTGGTTCCGGTGCCGGTACCGCGGGTGCCTTCGGGCGTCCCGGTGGCCGCGGACCCGTCCGTGGACGCAAGAGCAAGAAGCAGAGGCGTCAGGAGTTCGACTCCATGTCGGCGCCCTCGATGGGTGGCGTCAGCCTGCCCCGCGGCAACGGGCAGACCGTCCGGCTGCCCCGCGGTGCCTCGCTGACCGACCTCGCCGAGCGGATCGACGCCCAGCCGGCCGCGCTGGTGACCGCCCTGTTCCACCTGGGCGAGATGGTCACCGCCACGCAGTCGGTGAACGAGGACACGCTGCAGCTCCTCGGTGCCGAGATCGACTGGGTCATCCAGGTCGTCAGCCCCGAGGACGAGGACCGCGAGCTCCTCGAGACCTTCGACCTGACCTTCGGCGACGAAGAGGGCGACGAGAGCGACTGGGACTGGCGTCCGCCGGTCGTCACGGTCATGGGTCACGTCGACCACGGCAAGACCAAGCTGCTGGACGCCCTCCGCCACACGAACGTCGTGGCGAAGGAGGCCGGTGGCATCACCCAGCACATCGGCGCCTACCAGATCGTCACCGAGCTGGACGGCAACGAGCGGCCGATCACCTTCATCGACACCCCGGGTCACGAGTCGTTCACCGCGATGCGTGCCCGTGGCGCCAAGGTGACCGACATCGTGGTGCTGGTCGTGGCCGCCGACGACGGCGTCATGCCCCAGACGGTCGAGGCGCTCAACCACGCCCAGGCCGCCCAGGTGCCGATCGTGGTCGCGGTGAACAAGGTGGACAAGGAGGGGGCCAACCCCGCCAAGATCCGCCAGCAGCTCACCGAGTACGGCCTGGTCGCCGAGGAGTACGGCGGCGACACGATGTTCGTCGACGTCTCGGCCACCACGCGCCAGGGCCTCGAGGAGCTCGAGGCCGCGGTGCTGCTGACCGCCGACGCCTCGCTGGACCTGCGCGCGAACACCGAGCAGGACCCGCAGGGCGTCGTCATCGAGGGCAAGCTGGACAAGGGTCGTGGCCCCGTCGCCACGGTGCTGGTCCAGCGCGGCACGCTCCGCGTCGGCGACTCGATCGTGGCCGGTGACGCCTACGGGCGCGTCCGGTCGCTGCTCGACGAGCACGGCAACAAGCTCAAGGAGGCCCTGCCGGCCCGCCCCGTGCAGGTCGTGGGCCTCACCTCGGTCCCCCGCGCCGGCGACACGTTCCTCGTCGTCGAGGAGGACCGCACGGCCCGGCAGATCGCCGGTCGCCGTGAGGCCCGGATCCGCAACGCGCAGAACGCCTCGGCGCGCAAGCGGATCAGCCTCGAGGACCTGGACGCAGCGCTCAAGGAGAGCCGCGAGCTCAACCTGATCATCAAGGGCGACAACTCCGGCACCGTCGAGGCGCTGGAAGAGGCGCTGATGAAGATCGAGGTCGACGACGACCTGTCGCTGCGGGTCATCCACCGCGGCGTCGGCGGCATCACCAAGAGCGACATCGACCTGGCGCTGGCCGACGACGTCATCGTCCTGGGCTTCAACGTCCGGGCCGAGGGTCAGGCCACCGAGCTCGCCAACCGCGAAGGCGTGGACGTCCGGTACTACTCGGTCATCTACCAGGCCATCGAGGAGATCGAGGCCGCGCTCAAGGGCATGCTCAAGCCGATCTACGAGGAGGTCCAGCTGGGCCGCGCGGAGGTCCGCGAGGTCTTCCGGGTGCCCAAGATCGGCAACGTCGCGGGTTCGCTGGTGCGCAGCGGCACGATCGTGCGCAACAGCAAGGCCCGGCTCATCCGCGACGGTGCGGTCGTCGCCGACAACCTGTCGGTGGACTCGCTGCGCCGCTTCAAGGACGACGCGACCGAGGTCCGCGAGGGCTACGAGTGCGGCATCGGGCTGGGGTCGTTCAACGACATCAAGCCCGAGGACGTCATCGAGACGTTCGAGCTGCGCGAGAAGCCGCGGGTCTGA